Genomic DNA from Flavobacterium sp. N502540:
GTAGTTTACTTTTGCCAATCCTAAATTAATGTTCATTTCATTACTTCTATTGTAGTTGTAAATAAATCCCGGACGAGTATGATTATCCGGTTTTGCGAAATCATAGCTGTAATAAACGTCTACATATCCTGAAAATGTAAACGGACTTTTAGATTCTTCCTGAGCGTGTAAATTGCTAAAACCAAAAGCGATTAAAGCAGTAAGTATTGTTTTTTTCATTTTTGTGGTATTCAATTATTTATTTAGTAGATTTTTTAGGAGCTAATCCCGCTATCCACTGCAATCTTTTGTGTCCTCCGCGGTGGACACAAAAGGATTTCCGTTTCTATCGGGGCTAGGGTATTTGGGGCAAAAAGGGGTTTTGTATTATAATTGATTTTATATCCTAACAGGTTTCTAAAACCTGTTAGGTATTTTTTAAAATTATTTTCTATTCTGATTTTACGTTCTGTTTGTCATTTCGACGGAGGAGAAATTTTCACAAGAAACTCCGTAATAAATATCAATCTTTGTCGATTCAGCAACGAAGATTTCTTCTCCGTCGAAATGACAAGAATACGCTGGTAAAATCTCTGAATCTTTGTTACTTTGAATCTTTGAGCCTTATTTTAAAGCATCCAAAGCCACATTCAGTTCCAGAACATTAACCGTTGCTGGTCCCACAACAGCGGTATTGATTTTAGATTCTACCAAAGCTTTCACTTTAGCCTCGTCTAGTTTTCTTTCTTTGGCAATGCGCTTTACCTGAATCAAAGCACCTTGTGGTGAAACATTCGGATCTAAACCGCTTCCCGAAGCTGTAACCATATCTGCAGGAATCTCAGATTTTTTCAGGTAGGGATGAACGATTAAGAAAGTATCCACTCTTTTTTGAACTAAAGCCAGATATTCCGCATTGCTTGGTCCTTTATTGCTTCCCGCACTTCCGGCAGCATTATAATCTACTGCCGAAGGTCTTCCCCAGAAATAATTGGGTTTATCGAATTTCTGACCAATTTTTTGGTACCCTACCACTTTTCCGTTAACCGAGATTGTTTCTCCTTTTCCTTGATTTGGAGCAAATTGAGCGATTCCGTAGATTGCTAGAGGATAAATAACGGCAAACAGAATTACGGTGATCAGTGTAAGTTTTAATAGTGAAAGTATATTTTTCATTTTTTTTATTTTTTAAGTTTCTGAGGCGCTAAGTCTCTAAGATGCTAAGGGAAAAAC
This window encodes:
- a CDS encoding K(+)-transporting ATPase subunit C, whose product is MKNILSLLKLTLITVILFAVIYPLAIYGIAQFAPNQGKGETISVNGKVVGYQKIGQKFDKPNYFWGRPSAVDYNAAGSAGSNKGPSNAEYLALVQKRVDTFLIVHPYLKKSEIPADMVTASGSGLDPNVSPQGALIQVKRIAKERKLDEAKVKALVESKINTAVVGPATVNVLELNVALDALK